A genome region from Carya illinoinensis cultivar Pawnee chromosome 2, C.illinoinensisPawnee_v1, whole genome shotgun sequence includes the following:
- the LOC122299063 gene encoding syntaxin-73-like isoform X2, with protein MSRTSVVDLITHVDAVCKMYEKYDIDKHKDLNVSGDDAFARLYAVIEVDAEATFQKSEATATQKNRATAVAISAEIRRTKSRLLEELPKLQRIAFKKVKGISKEELEARNDLVFALKEKIDAISDGSTTNGAKQTGGGATSTSYTGIKFNSTSGNNLSNRGYHKPVIFNQFCSNILYQMGRLDYEYFQQTEESDRFRQEYEMRRMQQDQGLDVIAEGLGTLKNMAHDMNEELDRQVPLMDEIDDKVDRANADLKSANVKLKETITKCVKVILMPWKLLP; from the exons ATGAGTCGAACGAGTGTGGTTGATTTAATTACGCACGTCGACGCGGTTTGCAAAATGTACGAGAAGTACGATATTGATAAGCACAAGGACTTAAATGTTTCTGGGGACGATGCTTTCGCTCGTTTATACGCCGTCATCGAGGTCGATGCCGAGGCGACCTTCCAG aAATCCGAGGCGACTGCCACCCAGAAGAACAGGGCTACTGCCGTTGCTATAAGTGCAGAGATTCGACGAACGAAATCTCGTTTGCTGGAGGAGCTCCCTAAATTGCAGAGAATTGCTTTTAAAAAG GTCAAAGGGATTTCAAAAGAAGAGCTCGAGGCTCGAAATGATTTAGTTTTTGCACTGAAAGAGAAGATTGATGCTATAAGTGATGGATCTACTACTAATGGAGCTAAACAAACTGGAGGTGGGGCAACTTCCACCTCATATACTGGAATCAAATTTAACTCAACTTCAGGTAACAATTTATCTAACCGAGGCTATCATAAACCTGTAATTTTTAACCAATTTTGTTCAAATATATTATACCAGATGGGGAGATTGGATTATGAGTATTTTCAACAAACTGAAGAATCAGATCGATTTAGGCAGGAGTACGAAATGCGGAGAATGCAACAG GATCAAGGTTTGGATGTTATAGCTGAAGGATTGGGTACATTGAAAAACATGGCACATGACATGAATGAG GAACTGGATAGACAAGTGCCATTAATGGATGAAATTGATGATAAG GTTGATAGAGCAAATGCTGACCTTAAAAGTGCTAATGTGAAACTCAAGGAAACTATAACCAAG TGTGTTAAAGTGATATTGATGCCCTGGAAACTACTACCATAG
- the LOC122299063 gene encoding syntaxin-71-like isoform X5 — protein MSRTSVVDLITHVDAVCKMYEKYDIDKHKDLNVSGDDAFARLYAVIEVDAEATFQKSEATATQKNRATAVAISAEIRRTKSRLLEELPKLQRIAFKKVKGISKEELEARNDLVFALKEKIDAISDGSTTNGAKQTGGGATSTSYTGIKFNSTSGNNLSNRGYHKPVIFNQFCSNILYQMGRLDYEYFQQTEESDRFRQEYEMRRMQQDQGLDVIAEGLGTLKNMAHDMNEELDRQVPLMDEIDDKCVKVILMPWKLLP, from the exons ATGAGTCGAACGAGTGTGGTTGATTTAATTACGCACGTCGACGCGGTTTGCAAAATGTACGAGAAGTACGATATTGATAAGCACAAGGACTTAAATGTTTCTGGGGACGATGCTTTCGCTCGTTTATACGCCGTCATCGAGGTCGATGCCGAGGCGACCTTCCAG aAATCCGAGGCGACTGCCACCCAGAAGAACAGGGCTACTGCCGTTGCTATAAGTGCAGAGATTCGACGAACGAAATCTCGTTTGCTGGAGGAGCTCCCTAAATTGCAGAGAATTGCTTTTAAAAAG GTCAAAGGGATTTCAAAAGAAGAGCTCGAGGCTCGAAATGATTTAGTTTTTGCACTGAAAGAGAAGATTGATGCTATAAGTGATGGATCTACTACTAATGGAGCTAAACAAACTGGAGGTGGGGCAACTTCCACCTCATATACTGGAATCAAATTTAACTCAACTTCAGGTAACAATTTATCTAACCGAGGCTATCATAAACCTGTAATTTTTAACCAATTTTGTTCAAATATATTATACCAGATGGGGAGATTGGATTATGAGTATTTTCAACAAACTGAAGAATCAGATCGATTTAGGCAGGAGTACGAAATGCGGAGAATGCAACAG GATCAAGGTTTGGATGTTATAGCTGAAGGATTGGGTACATTGAAAAACATGGCACATGACATGAATGAG GAACTGGATAGACAAGTGCCATTAATGGATGAAATTGATGATAAG TGTGTTAAAGTGATATTGATGCCCTGGAAACTACTACCATAG
- the LOC122299063 gene encoding syntaxin-73-like isoform X1 — protein sequence MSRTSVVDLITHVDAVCKMYEKYDIDKHKDLNVSGDDAFARLYAVIEVDAEATFQKSEATATQKNRATAVAISAEIRRTKSRLLEELPKLQRIAFKKVKGISKEELEARNDLVFALKEKIDAISDGSTTNGAKQTGGGATSTSYTGIKFNSTSGNNLSNRGYHKPVIFNQFCSNILYQMGRLDYEYFQQTEESDRFRQEYEMRRMQQDQGLDVIAEGLGTLKNMAHDMNEELDRQVPLMDEIDDKVDRANADLKSANVKLKETITKVYAFRSYLKFRLSIHVLRKRLIPLFSFLPSHPF from the exons ATGAGTCGAACGAGTGTGGTTGATTTAATTACGCACGTCGACGCGGTTTGCAAAATGTACGAGAAGTACGATATTGATAAGCACAAGGACTTAAATGTTTCTGGGGACGATGCTTTCGCTCGTTTATACGCCGTCATCGAGGTCGATGCCGAGGCGACCTTCCAG aAATCCGAGGCGACTGCCACCCAGAAGAACAGGGCTACTGCCGTTGCTATAAGTGCAGAGATTCGACGAACGAAATCTCGTTTGCTGGAGGAGCTCCCTAAATTGCAGAGAATTGCTTTTAAAAAG GTCAAAGGGATTTCAAAAGAAGAGCTCGAGGCTCGAAATGATTTAGTTTTTGCACTGAAAGAGAAGATTGATGCTATAAGTGATGGATCTACTACTAATGGAGCTAAACAAACTGGAGGTGGGGCAACTTCCACCTCATATACTGGAATCAAATTTAACTCAACTTCAGGTAACAATTTATCTAACCGAGGCTATCATAAACCTGTAATTTTTAACCAATTTTGTTCAAATATATTATACCAGATGGGGAGATTGGATTATGAGTATTTTCAACAAACTGAAGAATCAGATCGATTTAGGCAGGAGTACGAAATGCGGAGAATGCAACAG GATCAAGGTTTGGATGTTATAGCTGAAGGATTGGGTACATTGAAAAACATGGCACATGACATGAATGAG GAACTGGATAGACAAGTGCCATTAATGGATGAAATTGATGATAAG GTTGATAGAGCAAATGCTGACCTTAAAAGTGCTAATGTGAAACTCAAGGAAACTATAACCAAGGTATATGCGTTTCGTTCATATTTGAAATTTAGATTATCCATCCATGTTTTGAGAAAACGCCTCATccctcttttctccttcctccCCTCACATCCTTTTTGA
- the LOC122299063 gene encoding syntaxin-73-like isoform X3 yields MSRTSVVDLITHVDAVCKMYEKYDIDKHKDLNVSGDDAFARLYAVIEVDAEATFQKSEATATQKNRATAVAISAEIRRTKSRLLEELPKLQRIAFKKVKGISKEELEARNDLVFALKEKIDAISDGSTTNGAKQTGGGATSTSYTGIKFNSTSGNNLSNRGYHKPVIFNQFCSNILYQMGRLDYEYFQQTEESDRFRQEYEMRRMQQDQGLDVIAEGLGTLKNMAHDMNEELDRQVPLMDEIDDKVDRANADLKSANVKLKETITKPQLLH; encoded by the exons ATGAGTCGAACGAGTGTGGTTGATTTAATTACGCACGTCGACGCGGTTTGCAAAATGTACGAGAAGTACGATATTGATAAGCACAAGGACTTAAATGTTTCTGGGGACGATGCTTTCGCTCGTTTATACGCCGTCATCGAGGTCGATGCCGAGGCGACCTTCCAG aAATCCGAGGCGACTGCCACCCAGAAGAACAGGGCTACTGCCGTTGCTATAAGTGCAGAGATTCGACGAACGAAATCTCGTTTGCTGGAGGAGCTCCCTAAATTGCAGAGAATTGCTTTTAAAAAG GTCAAAGGGATTTCAAAAGAAGAGCTCGAGGCTCGAAATGATTTAGTTTTTGCACTGAAAGAGAAGATTGATGCTATAAGTGATGGATCTACTACTAATGGAGCTAAACAAACTGGAGGTGGGGCAACTTCCACCTCATATACTGGAATCAAATTTAACTCAACTTCAGGTAACAATTTATCTAACCGAGGCTATCATAAACCTGTAATTTTTAACCAATTTTGTTCAAATATATTATACCAGATGGGGAGATTGGATTATGAGTATTTTCAACAAACTGAAGAATCAGATCGATTTAGGCAGGAGTACGAAATGCGGAGAATGCAACAG GATCAAGGTTTGGATGTTATAGCTGAAGGATTGGGTACATTGAAAAACATGGCACATGACATGAATGAG GAACTGGATAGACAAGTGCCATTAATGGATGAAATTGATGATAAG GTTGATAGAGCAAATGCTGACCTTAAAAGTGCTAATGTGAAACTCAAGGAAACTATAACCAAG CCGCAACTTTTGCAttga
- the LOC122299063 gene encoding syntaxin-71-like isoform X6 translates to MSRTSVVDLITHVDAVCKMYEKYDIDKHKDLNVSGDDAFARLYAVIEVDAEATFQKSEATATQKNRATAVAISAEIRRTKSRLLEELPKLQRIAFKKVKGISKEELEARNDLVFALKEKIDAISDGSTTNGAKQTGGGATSTSYTGIKFNSTSGNNLSNRGYHKPVIFNQFCSNILYQMGRLDYEYFQQTEESDRFRQEYEMRRMQQDQGLDVIAEGLGTLKNMAHDMNEELDRQVPLMDEIDDKAT, encoded by the exons ATGAGTCGAACGAGTGTGGTTGATTTAATTACGCACGTCGACGCGGTTTGCAAAATGTACGAGAAGTACGATATTGATAAGCACAAGGACTTAAATGTTTCTGGGGACGATGCTTTCGCTCGTTTATACGCCGTCATCGAGGTCGATGCCGAGGCGACCTTCCAG aAATCCGAGGCGACTGCCACCCAGAAGAACAGGGCTACTGCCGTTGCTATAAGTGCAGAGATTCGACGAACGAAATCTCGTTTGCTGGAGGAGCTCCCTAAATTGCAGAGAATTGCTTTTAAAAAG GTCAAAGGGATTTCAAAAGAAGAGCTCGAGGCTCGAAATGATTTAGTTTTTGCACTGAAAGAGAAGATTGATGCTATAAGTGATGGATCTACTACTAATGGAGCTAAACAAACTGGAGGTGGGGCAACTTCCACCTCATATACTGGAATCAAATTTAACTCAACTTCAGGTAACAATTTATCTAACCGAGGCTATCATAAACCTGTAATTTTTAACCAATTTTGTTCAAATATATTATACCAGATGGGGAGATTGGATTATGAGTATTTTCAACAAACTGAAGAATCAGATCGATTTAGGCAGGAGTACGAAATGCGGAGAATGCAACAG GATCAAGGTTTGGATGTTATAGCTGAAGGATTGGGTACATTGAAAAACATGGCACATGACATGAATGAG GAACTGGATAGACAAGTGCCATTAATGGATGAAATTGATGATAAG GCAACATAA
- the LOC122299063 gene encoding syntaxin-71-like isoform X4 — protein sequence MLCFVAEKIERNAKEQKNKSEATATQKNRATAVAISAEIRRTKSRLLEELPKLQRIAFKKVKGISKEELEARNDLVFALKEKIDAISDGSTTNGAKQTGGGATSTSYTGIKFNSTSGNNLSNRGYHKPVIFNQFCSNILYQMGRLDYEYFQQTEESDRFRQEYEMRRMQQDQGLDVIAEGLGTLKNMAHDMNEELDRQVPLMDEIDDKVDRANADLKSANVKLKETITKVYAFRSYLKFRLSIHVLRKRLIPLFSFLPSHPF from the exons ATGCTCTGTTTTGTTGCCgagaaaattgaaagaaacgcaaaagaacaaaaaaac aAATCCGAGGCGACTGCCACCCAGAAGAACAGGGCTACTGCCGTTGCTATAAGTGCAGAGATTCGACGAACGAAATCTCGTTTGCTGGAGGAGCTCCCTAAATTGCAGAGAATTGCTTTTAAAAAG GTCAAAGGGATTTCAAAAGAAGAGCTCGAGGCTCGAAATGATTTAGTTTTTGCACTGAAAGAGAAGATTGATGCTATAAGTGATGGATCTACTACTAATGGAGCTAAACAAACTGGAGGTGGGGCAACTTCCACCTCATATACTGGAATCAAATTTAACTCAACTTCAGGTAACAATTTATCTAACCGAGGCTATCATAAACCTGTAATTTTTAACCAATTTTGTTCAAATATATTATACCAGATGGGGAGATTGGATTATGAGTATTTTCAACAAACTGAAGAATCAGATCGATTTAGGCAGGAGTACGAAATGCGGAGAATGCAACAG GATCAAGGTTTGGATGTTATAGCTGAAGGATTGGGTACATTGAAAAACATGGCACATGACATGAATGAG GAACTGGATAGACAAGTGCCATTAATGGATGAAATTGATGATAAG GTTGATAGAGCAAATGCTGACCTTAAAAGTGCTAATGTGAAACTCAAGGAAACTATAACCAAGGTATATGCGTTTCGTTCATATTTGAAATTTAGATTATCCATCCATGTTTTGAGAAAACGCCTCATccctcttttctccttcctccCCTCACATCCTTTTTGA
- the LOC122301972 gene encoding uncharacterized protein LOC122301972 → MRIRKNAKLSSLWFSSSHALAPESLQTHVCRLNQSPWDAISFGPDTSHQFEGEDSFTGNASLGDSVGAEESVASMMNAVAAKAEYMVVSDNHIVEKQAKMFDHSEERSRSWNEFGSEKLRLGAGRSSCCQKTDGKGWQCRNEAKEGQSFCDRHLSHLRSYNNNYNIGSLRRGPEAAAVAGARRPRGRAGKKGSSSNPYEFYYYSGFGPLWGRKRGDKRSGGNKKDIEAAKLVDNNGAATNITTAQRDQGTPSSSQLDNGEDFDYVDEDDDEDEDAAANNDSGKKRMRKPVKARSLKSLM, encoded by the exons atgaggatCCGCAAGAACGCGAAGCTCTCATCCCTGTGGTTCAGCTCATCGCACGCTTTAGCTCCTGAGTCCCTCCAGACGCACGTGTGCCGGCTCAACCAGTCTCCCTGGGATGCGATTTCCTTCGGCCCAGACACCTCTCACCAG TTCGAAGGAGAAGATAGCTTCACGGGAAATGCGAGCCTGGGCGATTCTGTTGGAGCTGAAGAGAG TGTTGCGTCGATGATGAACGCGGTGGCAGCGAAGGCGGAGTATATGGTTGTGAGCGATAACCATATCGTCGAGAAGCAAGCAAAAATGTTTGACCATAGCGAAGAAAGGTCAAGAAGCTGGAATGAGTTCGGGTCGGAGAAGCTGCGACTGGGAGCTGGGAGGAGCTCGTGCTGCCAGAAAACCGATGGGAAAGGTTGGCAATGTAGGAACGAGGCCAAAGAAGGTCAATCCTTTTGCGATCGCCACCTGTCCCATCTTAGGTCTTACAACAACAACTACAACATTGGCAGTCTCAGGAGAGGCCCGGAAGCAGCAGCGGTCGCCGGGGCTCGTCGCCCGAGAGGTCGGGCGGGGAAGAAGGGTTCATCCTCGAACCCTTACGAATTCTATTACTACTCTGGGTTCGGCCCGCTGTGGGGGAGGAAGAGAGGCGATAAAAGATCAGGTGGGAACAAGAAAGATATCGAAGCCGCCAAACTCGTCGACAACAACGGCGCCGCCACTAATATTACTACCGCTCAAAGAGATCAAGGCACTCCCTCCTCTTCGCAATTGGATAACGGTGAGGATTTCGATTACGTGGATGAGGACGACGACGAGGACGAGGACGCCGCCGCCAACAACGACAGTGGCAAGAAGAGGATGCGGAAGCCGGTAAAAGCTCGATCCTTGAAGTCTCTGATGTAG
- the LOC122299072 gene encoding uncharacterized protein LOC122299072 isoform X2 — protein sequence MDQQVEKMQLRQNYRNFWHSDLMSTIYADTPYCCFALLCGPCVSYLLRKRALYNDMSRYTCCAGYMPCSGRCGESHCPEVCLCTEVFCCFGNSVASTRFLLQDEFNIQTTQCDNCIIGFMFCLQQLACICSIVACIVGSDEIQELSQMLNCLADLTYCTVCACMQVCKRTKQSSFNDHRAYGLHILYPAQD from the exons ATGGATCAACAGGTGGAGAAAATGCAGCTCCGGCAGAATTACCGGAATTTCTGGCACTCCGATCTCATGAGCACCATCTACGCCGATACTCCTT ATTGTTGCTTTGCACTATTGTG TGGTCCCTGTGTTTCGTACTTGCTTCGAAAACGGGCTCTTTATAATGACATGTCAAG GTACACATGCTGTGCTGGCTATATGCCATGCAGTGGGAGGTGTGGAGAAAGTCATTGCCCTGAAGTTTGTCTTTGCACTGAG GTTTTCTGTTGCTTTGGAAATTCAGTAGCCTCGACACGGTTTCTGTTGCAAGATGAGTTCAATATACAGACAACGCAATGTGATAACTGCATTatt GGATTCATGTTCTGTCTCCAGCAACTTGCATGTATATGTTCCATAGTTGCATGCATAGTCGGAAGTGATGAAATTCAAGAGCTTTCACAGATGTTGAACTGTTTGGCTGATCTGACTTATTGCAC GGTTTGTGCATGTATGCAGGTATGCAAGAGAACAAAACAAAGTTCATTTAACGACCATAGAGCATACGGACTTCATATACTAT ACCCAGCACAAGATTGA
- the LOC122299072 gene encoding uncharacterized protein LOC122299072 isoform X1, translated as MDQQVEKMQLRQNYRNFWHSDLMSTIYADTPYCCFALLCGPCVSYLLRKRALYNDMSRYTCCAGYMPCSGRCGESHCPEVCLCTEVFCCFGNSVASTRFLLQDEFNIQTTQCDNCIIGFMFCLQQLACICSIVACIVGSDEIQELSQMLNCLADLTYCTVCACMQTQHKIEMDKRDGKFGPQPMMAVPPVQQMSRIDQPTPPPVGYPSQPAYGQQPYGYPPPPHAQGYPPTGYPPPAYPPAPAYPHNYPK; from the exons ATGGATCAACAGGTGGAGAAAATGCAGCTCCGGCAGAATTACCGGAATTTCTGGCACTCCGATCTCATGAGCACCATCTACGCCGATACTCCTT ATTGTTGCTTTGCACTATTGTG TGGTCCCTGTGTTTCGTACTTGCTTCGAAAACGGGCTCTTTATAATGACATGTCAAG GTACACATGCTGTGCTGGCTATATGCCATGCAGTGGGAGGTGTGGAGAAAGTCATTGCCCTGAAGTTTGTCTTTGCACTGAG GTTTTCTGTTGCTTTGGAAATTCAGTAGCCTCGACACGGTTTCTGTTGCAAGATGAGTTCAATATACAGACAACGCAATGTGATAACTGCATTatt GGATTCATGTTCTGTCTCCAGCAACTTGCATGTATATGTTCCATAGTTGCATGCATAGTCGGAAGTGATGAAATTCAAGAGCTTTCACAGATGTTGAACTGTTTGGCTGATCTGACTTATTGCAC GGTTTGTGCATGTATGCAG ACCCAGCACAAGATTGAAATGGATAAAAGAGATGGCAAGTTTGGGCCACAACCAATGATGGCAGTACCGCCAGTCCAGCAGATGTCTCGTATTGATCAGCCAACTCCTCCGCCTGTTGGATATCCTTCCCAACCAGCATATGGGCAGCAGCCCTATGGCTACCCCCCACCCCCTCATGCTCAAGGTTACCCTCCCACTGGGTATCCTCCACCTGCATATCCTCCCGCCCCTGCCTATCCTCATAATTATCCCAAGTGA